From the Desulfosarcina sp. BuS5 genome, one window contains:
- a CDS encoding UvrD-helicase domain-containing protein, with protein MKFIADLHIHSKFSMATAKNLDLEHLYIAAQLKGIQVVATGDATHPGWMAEIKEKLVPAEKGLFKLKADLAEKCDQQVPRACRGMVRFMLESEISSIYKKNGRTRKNHNLVFLPDIDAAERFNSRLDKIGNIKSDGRPILGLDSRDLLEILLETTNNGFLIPAHIWTPWFSLFGSKSGFDAIEECFEDLSSNIFAVETGLSSDPLMNWRIKDLDGLTLVSNSDAHSPMKLGREANLFDTNLSFADIKTTLESGDPESFLGTFEFYPEEGKYHLDGHRKCGVCFKPNETIAADGICPVCGKPLTLGVLYRVEELAGRPAGEKPGHTHPFYSIAPLVNILSEIFRVGPQSKKVAKYYNSALARLGSEFSILHDLKIADIEKAGIPLIGEAVRRMRSKEMHVIPGYDGEYGVIKIFTDSERAELLGQKTLFSIPEVAKKGAAKKNKLKKKASPETLRKKKPDVVKKNRLEAVVNLSDSSALETLNEEQKKAVLHKNGPMMIVAGPGTGKTRTITGRIAHIVKAGNVPPENILAVTFTVKAAREMRDRLVPMLGNSFRLPLCSTLHSLCYSILYEQKKNSDICVIDDRGRSHIIMTTIKRVERRKGKISLHKNKIENIIISAKQKLLRPEDESAINKITDKNHAIGFAAIYKEYQQIMSLLSLYDYEDLILKTALLFKNNRSTLEKYRSRFKYIFVDEYQDLNYGQYRIIKALSPPGKDLCVIGDPDQSIYGFRGSDKKYFHDFITDYPDAEIIRLTRNYRSVQTILDASYQALAREDATPEGFRIYSEIKGKKTIGIIETGSEKAEAVDVGRRIEQMIGGTGFHSIDFDKIDLSSEDSPRSFSDFAVLYRTNNQGMVIADQLEAAGIPCQVASRERLYEHKTVAELLAWLKITEKQGTFLDFEKIVKTGVAGIGAKTLEKLAGWGLDNNFTLHETLYNIRRFPVQEMPKKQQGLLDSFLGRLKDIEKGMAKMTLENKLEYLLDHTGIAGTILDDSIAADKVRAVISFAKKFACDSKQFLTEITLGSDTDLYEQHIEKVSLMTLHAAKGLEFPVVFITGCEDGLIPYKKSEEHIPDIKEEKRLFFVGMTRAKEMLFLTWAKKRRIFGRLTMRKLSPFVRNIEEHLQEREKQAGQSRKQRVNKQMQLF; from the coding sequence ATGAAATTTATAGCGGATCTGCATATCCATTCAAAATTTTCCATGGCCACCGCCAAAAATCTTGATCTTGAACACCTGTACATCGCCGCCCAGTTAAAAGGAATCCAGGTTGTGGCAACCGGAGATGCCACCCATCCGGGCTGGATGGCCGAAATTAAAGAAAAACTGGTTCCTGCTGAAAAGGGGCTCTTCAAATTAAAAGCGGATCTGGCTGAAAAATGCGATCAGCAAGTTCCCCGGGCCTGCCGGGGCATGGTGCGCTTTATGCTGGAATCCGAAATAAGTTCTATTTATAAAAAAAACGGTCGGACCCGTAAAAATCATAACCTGGTTTTTCTGCCTGATATTGATGCGGCAGAAAGGTTTAACTCCCGCCTGGACAAGATAGGCAATATAAAGTCGGACGGCAGACCGATCCTTGGACTAGATTCAAGGGATCTGCTTGAAATCCTCCTGGAAACCACAAATAACGGATTTCTTATTCCGGCCCATATCTGGACGCCCTGGTTTTCTCTATTTGGTTCCAAATCGGGTTTTGATGCAATTGAGGAATGTTTTGAAGATCTCTCTTCAAACATATTCGCAGTCGAAACGGGTCTTTCTTCAGATCCTTTAATGAATTGGCGGATCAAGGATCTCGACGGGTTGACGCTTGTCTCGAATTCAGACGCACATTCACCCATGAAGCTGGGCCGGGAGGCCAACCTGTTTGATACGAATTTAAGTTTTGCGGACATAAAAACCACCCTGGAATCGGGCGACCCGGAGTCCTTTCTGGGAACCTTTGAATTCTATCCGGAAGAAGGTAAATACCACCTGGACGGGCATCGCAAATGCGGTGTCTGTTTCAAACCTAATGAAACCATTGCCGCAGACGGAATCTGCCCGGTCTGCGGAAAGCCGTTGACACTGGGAGTTTTGTACAGGGTGGAGGAGCTTGCCGGAAGACCTGCCGGAGAAAAACCCGGGCATACCCATCCTTTTTACAGCATAGCGCCTCTTGTCAACATTCTTTCCGAAATATTTCGTGTGGGGCCCCAATCAAAAAAAGTTGCAAAATATTATAATTCAGCGCTTGCCCGGTTGGGCAGTGAATTTTCCATACTCCATGACTTGAAAATTGCTGATATTGAAAAGGCTGGCATCCCACTTATAGGCGAGGCCGTCCGGCGCATGCGCTCCAAAGAGATGCATGTTATTCCGGGATATGACGGGGAATACGGAGTTATTAAAATTTTTACTGATTCGGAGCGGGCGGAGCTTCTTGGCCAGAAAACCCTCTTCAGCATTCCTGAAGTTGCAAAAAAAGGGGCCGCAAAAAAAAATAAGCTCAAAAAAAAGGCCTCTCCGGAAACCTTGCGAAAAAAAAAGCCTGATGTTGTTAAAAAAAACCGTCTGGAAGCTGTTGTCAATTTGTCGGATTCCAGCGCTCTTGAAACGCTTAATGAAGAACAGAAAAAAGCGGTTCTCCATAAAAACGGCCCCATGATGATTGTGGCCGGTCCTGGAACCGGCAAGACCCGGACTATTACCGGCAGGATAGCTCATATTGTAAAAGCAGGGAATGTGCCGCCTGAAAATATTCTGGCAGTCACATTTACAGTCAAAGCAGCCCGGGAAATGAGGGATAGATTGGTTCCTATGTTAGGCAATAGTTTCAGACTTCCTTTATGTTCAACTTTACATTCCCTGTGCTATTCAATTCTTTATGAGCAGAAAAAAAACAGCGACATTTGCGTAATAGACGATCGCGGCCGAAGCCATATCATCATGACGACGATAAAGCGTGTGGAGCGCCGCAAAGGTAAAATATCCCTCCATAAAAACAAAATAGAAAATATAATTATATCCGCCAAACAGAAGCTGCTCAGACCGGAAGATGAGTCCGCAATTAATAAAATAACCGATAAAAATCATGCAATCGGGTTTGCCGCAATATATAAAGAATATCAGCAGATCATGTCTCTGCTCTCTTTATACGATTACGAAGACCTTATATTGAAAACCGCCCTGCTTTTTAAAAACAATCGTTCAACTCTTGAAAAATACCGCTCCAGGTTTAAATATATCTTTGTGGATGAATATCAGGATCTGAACTACGGGCAGTACCGGATCATAAAGGCGCTCTCTCCTCCTGGAAAGGATCTCTGCGTGATCGGCGACCCGGATCAGTCTATTTACGGATTCAGAGGATCCGACAAGAAATATTTTCACGATTTTATTACGGATTATCCGGATGCGGAGATTATAAGGCTTACCAGAAATTACCGTTCCGTTCAGACTATTCTTGACGCCTCTTACCAGGCCCTTGCGCGGGAAGATGCAACCCCGGAAGGTTTCAGGATTTATTCGGAAATTAAGGGCAAAAAGACCATAGGCATCATAGAAACAGGATCGGAAAAGGCCGAAGCCGTGGATGTTGGCCGGCGGATTGAACAGATGATCGGAGGAACCGGATTTCACAGCATAGATTTTGATAAAATAGACCTTTCCAGCGAAGATTCCCCCAGAAGTTTTTCCGATTTTGCGGTACTCTACAGAACCAATAATCAGGGCATGGTTATTGCCGACCAGCTTGAGGCCGCCGGAATTCCATGCCAGGTCGCAAGCCGGGAAAGGCTGTATGAACATAAAACCGTTGCGGAACTTCTTGCCTGGCTTAAGATTACGGAAAAGCAGGGTACTTTTTTAGATTTTGAAAAAATAGTTAAAACAGGCGTTGCCGGCATAGGCGCAAAGACTTTGGAAAAATTGGCCGGATGGGGGCTTGACAACAATTTTACACTACACGAAACACTTTATAATATTCGCCGTTTTCCTGTACAGGAAATGCCAAAAAAACAGCAGGGGCTGCTCGATTCTTTCCTGGGGAGACTGAAAGATATTGAAAAGGGCATGGCAAAGATGACTCTTGAAAACAAGCTCGAATATCTACTCGATCATACGGGTATAGCTGGTACCATCCTTGATGATTCCATTGCGGCGGACAAGGTCCGGGCGGTTATCTCCTTTGCCAAAAAGTTTGCGTGCGATTCAAAACAATTTTTAACTGAAATAACCCTGGGATCAGATACGGATCTTTACGAACAGCACATTGAGAAGGTCTCCCTAATGACCCTGCATGCGGCCAAGGGACTCGAATTTCCGGTTGTCTTTATCACCGGGTGTGAAGACGGGCTCATACCTTATAAAAAATCAGAAGAACATATTCCTGATATTAAAGAGGAAAAAAGACTCTTTTTTGTCGGCATGACCCGCGCGAAAGAGATGCTCTTTCTCACCTGGGCAAAAAAACGCCGCATCTTCGGCCGCCTGACCATGCGCAAGCTCTCGCCCTTTGTCAGGAATATTGAAGAACATCTGCAGGAACGTGAAAAACAGGCCGGGCAAAGCAGGAAGCAACGCGTAAATAAGCAGATGCAATTATTTTGA
- a CDS encoding molybdenum cofactor biosynthesis protein MoaE, translating into MKPEKEKMVELTEDKIDLAGAMERLKSPEIGAIASYFGSVRNTSKGKNTASLTYPGEGSSLVLEKMKELRKNALNKYDIRDAMMIQRIGYLKPGDNILFVGISAATRTPAFEACSYIIDRIKAEVHPGWKKEKFQSSVDLT; encoded by the coding sequence ATGAAACCTGAAAAAGAAAAAATGGTAGAGTTGACTGAAGATAAAATTGACCTTGCCGGCGCAATGGAAAGATTAAAAAGCCCGGAAATCGGGGCGATTGCATCTTACTTCGGCAGTGTTCGCAATACTTCAAAAGGAAAAAATACAGCCAGCTTAACATATCCTGGGGAAGGATCGTCCCTGGTATTAGAAAAAATGAAAGAACTCAGAAAAAACGCATTGAATAAATACGACATTCGGGATGCGATGATGATCCAGAGAATCGGGTACTTAAAACCGGGAGATAATATTCTTTTCGTAGGAATAAGCGCTGCAACACGAACCCCGGCCTTTGAGGCCTGCAGTTACATAATAGACAGGATAAAGGCCGAGGTTCATCCCGGCTGGAAAAAGGAAAAATTTCAAAGCAGTGTCGACCTAACCTGA
- a CDS encoding OadG family protein, with translation MYGIEAISAYNGWVMAILGIAIVFTGLVTLSFVISRIHKVLHFLDKKKFAKKIQKNIEKQRPKIIETPGSVLSMDISSLSYHYKPLVDQLGEPFKLSALIKLSKKFDFPHPYISINYLRNAGILVSRGEGLFVWRQISRP, from the coding sequence TTGTACGGTATAGAAGCTATTTCCGCCTATAACGGCTGGGTCATGGCCATACTTGGCATTGCCATCGTATTCACCGGGCTTGTAACCCTTTCCTTTGTTATTTCCCGGATACACAAGGTGCTCCATTTCCTTGATAAAAAAAAATTTGCTAAAAAGATACAAAAAAACATAGAAAAACAAAGGCCAAAGATTATTGAAACACCGGGGTCTGTTTTATCCATGGATATCAGCAGTCTTTCATATCATTATAAACCGCTGGTAGATCAGCTTGGAGAGCCTTTTAAATTATCCGCCCTAATTAAACTTTCAAAAAAATTTGATTTCCCGCACCCATACATATCCATAAACTATCTGCGTAATGCCGGCATTTTAGTGTCGCGAGGAGAAGGTCTGTTTGTATGGCGGCAGATTTCCAGGCCTTAG